In Nymphaea colorata isolate Beijing-Zhang1983 chromosome 3, ASM883128v2, whole genome shotgun sequence, a genomic segment contains:
- the LOC116250134 gene encoding receptor-like cytosolic serine/threonine-protein kinase RBK2, whose product MQLVGASTEDWCWYLIWRTGGRFCSRNCFAGFVGFFVDREEAKCLPMQKRSASIKEGDGDTFSSCRSGSRTEVFSPRGVLEECLRSMESDTASSKASTSYFSESRAHGNITHWRNLLRHVLKQRPMRRLSTFPPLGVPKMSRKGSISSSLSSKGNMVNASDICRLKPTWRNFSLAELQSATNNFCAENLIGKGGYAEVYKGTLHDGELIAVKRLIKGTADERTADFLSELGIIAHINHKNAARLVGFSVEGGMHLVLQLSAHGSLASLLYGTKEVLSWEIRYKIALGAAKGLRYLHEGCQRRIIHRDIKASNILLTEDFEPQISDFGLAKWLPDQWTHHIVSRFEGTFGYLAPEYFMHGIVDEKTDVYALGVLLLELITGRRAIDASKKSLVLWAKPLLDASNIEDLADPCLGGLYDPNEMNHMVLTASMCIQNTAILRPSMSQVVRLLKGEDNSVNLQRSVLSRTYSEGLFDVEEYDATMYLNDMNRHRELALQF is encoded by the exons ATGCAATTAGTAGGTGCGTCAACGGAAGATTGGTGTTGGTATCTGATTTGGAGGACGGGTGGTCGATTCTGTTCTCGAAATTGTTTCGCAGGGTTCGTTGGTTTCTTTGTTGATCGTGAAG AGGCAAAGTGTCTACCTATGCAGAAACGCAGTGCGTCCATTaaagagggagatggagacacCTTTTCTTCCTGTAGAAGTGGAAGTAGGACCGAGGTGTTCTCTCCTAGAGGAGTTCTTGAGGAATGTCTCAGGAGTATGGAATCTGACACTGCCTCTTCTAAAGCTAGCACTTCTTACTTCAGCGAATCTCGAGCTCATGGGAACATAACTCATTGGCGAAACCTCCTACGTCATGTATTGAAGCAACGGCCCATGAGGAGGCTGTCAACCTTCCCCCCGCTTGGGGTGCCCAAGATGTCGAGGAAGGGCAGCATCAGTAGTAGCCTGTCGTCCAAGGGGAACATGGTGAACGCATCCGATATCTGCCGCTTGAAGCCTACCTGGAGGAATTTTTCACTTGCAGAGCTCCAATCCGCGACCAATAATTTCTGCGCTG AGAACCTTATAGGGAAAGGAGGCTATGCTGAGGTCTACAAAGGGACTCTTCATGATGGGGAGCTGATCGCTGTCAAGAGGTTGATCAAAGGGACGGCCGACGAAAGAACCGCTGATTTCTTATCTGAGCTCGGTATCATTGCTCACATCAATCACAAGAATGCTGCTCGTCTTGTGGGATTTAGTGTTGAAGGCGGGATGCACCTGGTCCTCCAATTGTCTGCTCATGGAAGCTTGGCGTCCCTGCTTTATG GTACCAAAGAGGTATTAAGTTGGGAGATCAGGTACAAAATTGCCTTGGGAGCAGCGAAAGGTCTTCGGTATCTTCACGAAGGCTGCCAACGGCGTATCATTCATCGAGACATCAAGGCATCTAACATCTTGCTAACCGAGGACTTTGAGCCACAG ATTTCGGATTTTGGGTTAGCGAAATGGCTGCCTGATCAATGGACTCACCATATAGTATCTCGATTTGAAGGCACATTTGG CTACTTGGCTCCGGAGTACTTCATGCATGGCATTGTCGATGAGAAGACAGACGTTTATGCATTGGGTGTTCTTCTACTTGAGCTCATTACCGGTCGTCGAGCAATTGATGCTTCTAAGAAAAGTCTTGTTCTGTGG GCGAAGCCTTTACTTGACGCAAGCAACATCGAGGATCTAGCTGATCCTTGCCTTGGGGGTTTATATGACCCTAATGAGATGAATCATATGGTTTTGACCGCTTCTATGTGCATCCAAAACACTGCCATCCTCCGTCCCAGCATGAGTCAG GTTGTGCGGCTACTCAAGGGAGAAGATAACAGCGTGAACCTTCAAAGATCAGTTCTGTCGAGAACTTACTCGGAAGGGCTATTTGATGTCGAGGAGTATGACGCGACCATGTACTTGAATGATATGAATCGGCACAGGGAGCTCGCTCTACAATTCTGA